The following proteins come from a genomic window of Anopheles ziemanni chromosome 3, idAnoZiCoDA_A2_x.2, whole genome shotgun sequence:
- the LOC131286802 gene encoding omega-amidase NIT2-like translates to MSAVRAGFRIALVQLKVGANKTQNIENALTKIRSAVTDKGARVVALPECFNSPYGTQHFPEYAEEIPSGETSRSLAAIAKELGIYLIGGTIPEKSPTDSKLYNTCTVWSPEGSLLATYRKIHLFDINIPGGITFRESDVLTGGSGLATVAIDGAKIGLGICYDIRFDELARLYRNQGCDMLIYPGAFNMKTGPLHWELLARGRANDTQSYVATISPARDKSAGYVAWGHSMVVDPWAKVVSQAAEAEETVVADVNLQTVDEVRAQIPIFSQRRTDLYTTDAVGK, encoded by the exons ATGAGTGCTGTTCGCG CTGGATTTCGTATTGCGCTGGTGCAGTTAAAAGTCGGTGCCAATAAAACGCAAAACATCGAAAATGCCCTGACAAAAATCCGATCAGCTGTCACTGATAAGGGCGCCCGTGTGGTCGCTCTGCCGGAATGTTTCAACTCACCGTACGGTACGCAGCACTTTCCGGAATATGCCGAAGAGATCCCATCGGGCGAAACGAGCCGCAGCCTAGCGGCGATTGCGAAGGAGCTTGGCATTTATCTGATTGGTGGAACGATCCCTGAAAAGAGTCCCACGGACAGCAAACTGTACAACACGTGTACCGTGTGGTCACCGGAAGGGTCGCTGCTTGCAACGTACCGAAAAATCCATCTTTTTGACATCAACATACCGGGCGGTATAACGTTCCGTGAATCGGACGTCCTTACCGGAGGTAGCGGCCTTGCCACGGTCGCTATCGATGGGGCAAAGATTGGTCTCGGCATTTGCTACGACATTCGCTTCGACGAACTTGCCCGATTGTATCGCAATCAGGGATGCGATATGTTAATCTATCCCGGAGCGTTTAACATGAAAACGGGGCCGCTGCATTGGGAACTGCTGGCGCGGGGACGCGCGAACGATACACAATCGTACGTGGCTACCATTTCTCCGGCCCGGGACAAGTCGGCCGGTTACGTGGCCTGGGGCCACTCGATGGTGGTGGATCCGTGGGCCAAAGTGGTGTCCCAAGCAGCCGAAGCCGAAGAAACGGTTGTTGCCGATGTGAATCTCCAGACGGTGGACGAAGTTCGGGCACAGATTCCTATATTCAGCCAGCGCAGAACGGATCTGTATACGACGGATGCTGTGGGGAAATAG
- the LOC131284614 gene encoding omega-amidase NIT2-like: MTIRIALIQLRVVESKEKNLKNACDLIRIAKKEKEANVVVLPECFNAPYSVDTLRDEAEEIPDGQTSRALSNAARDFGVYVVGGSIVESCGGRLYNTCTVWGPEGDLVATYRKVHLCDSSLSGKTTVAETKLFTAGSQYATFTVGDTRIGLGICWDMRFAEFATAYRAMGCDLLIYPAVCDVPTGEQHWELLAKARALDNQTFVAFCSPARDTHAKLIPYGHSLVVDPWGQVIQRATEFQEIVVADLVLKELTEVRQRIPVFEQKRSDLYELKVGYS; encoded by the exons ATGACGATCAGGATCGCTCTCATACAGCTGCGTGTGGTGGAGTCGAAGGAGAAAAACCTCAAGAACGCGTGTGATCTGATACGCATCGCTAAGAAGGAAAAGGAGGCGAATGTGGTCGTACTTCCCGAGTGCTTCAATGCGCCGTACTCGGTCGATACGCTGCGGGACGAGGCAGAGGAAATACCTGACGGGCAGACCAGCCGGGCGTTGTCTAATGCGGCCCGAGACTTTGGTGTATACGTGGTTGGTGGTTCGATCGTGGAATCGTGTGGAGGCCGGTTGTACAACACCTGCACCGTTTGGGGCCCGGAAGGGGATCTGGTGGCAACGTATCGGAAG GTCCATCTTTGTGATTCAAGCCTCAGTGGAAAGACAACGGTGGCGGAAACAAAACTCTTCACCGCTGGCAGCCAGTACGCGACCTTCACCGTCGGTGATACCCGGATCGGGTTGGGCATTTGCTGGGATATGCGGTTCGCCGAGTTTGCCACCGCCTATCGCGCGATGGGCTGCGATCTGCTAATCTATCCGGCCGTGTGCGATGTTCCGACCGGTGAGCAGCACTGGGAGCTGCTGGCAAAGGCACGTGCCCTGGACAATCAGACATTCGTGGCGTTCTGCTCACCGGCACGCGATACACACGCCAAGCTGATCCCGTACGGTCACTCGCTCGTGGTAGACCCGTGGGGTCAGGTTATTCAACGAGCGACCGAATTTCAGGAGATTGTCGTTGCGGATCTTGTGCTGAAGGAGCTGACCGAGGTTCGCCAACGGATACCGGTGTTCGAACAGAAACGCTCGGATCTATATGAACTCAAGGTTGGCTACTCGTGA
- the LOC131288126 gene encoding phytanoyl-CoA dioxygenase domain-containing protein 1, which yields MRNLLIDQVREDGFAVIDDFLTPEEVQELLQVGRNLHQDAPKEERKVFNANAGAQSAQGRERYFLESADKVRYFFEEGAIGENGELLVDPAFSLNKVGHALHTEHPAFQEVTFSNRVKEVCWQLGFRRPAVAQSMYIFKNPGIGGEVKPHQDATYLHTEPSTTVGFWIPLEDATLQNGCLHFIKGSHKSGVHRRWIRNSDKTSDELLVYDRPAPLYPQSNFVAVPVKAGSCVLIDSQVVHRSDANKSDRSRHAYTFHVIETQDCEYSKENWLQPPEDRPFPVLYERD from the exons ATGCGGAACCTTCTGATCGATCAG GTCCGCGAGGACGGGTTCGCGGTGATCGATGATTTCCTCACGCCGGAAGAGGTGCAGGAGCTGCTGCAGGTGGGACGCAACCTGCACCAGGATGCCCCGAAGGAGGAGCGCAAGGTGTTCAACGCGAATGCCGGCGCACAGTCTGCGCAGGGCCGCGAGCGATACTTTCTCGAGAGCGCGGACAAGGTACGCTACTTCTTCGAGGAGGGCGCCATCGGGGAGAATGGGGAGCTGCTGGTCGACCCGGCCTTCTCGCTGAACAAGGTGGGTCACGCGCTGCACACCGAACATCCGGCGTTCCAAGAGGTCACGTTCTCGAACCGCGTGAAGGAGGTTTGCTGGCAGCTCGGCTTCCGCCGACCGGCCGTCGCCCAGAGTATGTACATCTTCAAGAACCCGGGCATTGGCGGCGAGGTGAAGCCACACCAGGATGCCACGTACCTGCACACCGAGCCGAGCACGACGGTCGGCTTCTGGATTCCGCTCGAGGATGCCACGCTCCAGAACGGATGCCTTCACTTCATCAAAGGATCGCACAAAAGCGGTGTTCACCGTCG GTGGATTCGTAACTCAGACAAAACCTCCGACGAGCTGCTAGTTTACGACCGACCGGCCCCCCTCTACCCGCAGTCCAACTTCGTGGCCGTCCCGGTAAAGGCGGGCTCGTGCGTCCTCATCGACAGCCAGGTGGTGCACCGGAGTGACGCGAACAAGTCCGACCGCAGCCGGCACGCGTACACCTTCCACGTGATCGAAACACAAGACTGTGAATATTCCAAAGAGAACTGGCTCCAACCGCCGGAGGATCGCCCGTTCCCGGTGCTGTACGAGCGAGATTAG
- the LOC131289107 gene encoding omega-amidase NIT2-like: MSTLRVALVQLKGQPTKKECIANAAAQVRLAKDKGARLIILPECFNSPYSTAEFAHHAEEIPSGVTSQALAKLAADLGIYLVGGTYPEREGTKLYNTCPVFGPKGELLCRYRKMHLFDMDIPGQCTFRESDALTAGDQLATFTIGTLNIGLGICYDKRFPELTACYRQLGCDMMIFPSAFDPYTGPLHWDLLGRSRALDNQMFVALVSPARDPTTEYVAYGYSLLCDPWGRVLCRAKESQETIITDIDLKVCEQIKRQIPILNQKRNDIYQLLTKK; encoded by the coding sequence ATGTCTACGTTAAGAGTGGCGCTGGTGCAGTTAAAAGGACAGCCGACAAAGAAGGAATGCATTGCCAACGCGGCGGCGCAAGTTCGACTGGCGAAGGACAAGGGTGCCCGGTTGATCATTCTACCAGAGTGTTTTAATTCGCCCTACAGCACGGCGGAGTTTGCCCACCATGCGGAAGAAATCCCGTCCGGTGTCACTAGCCAGGCATTGGCCAAGCTGGCGGCCGACCTGGGCATCTATCTGGTCGGTGGAACGTATCCGGAGCGCGAAGGAACCAAGCTGTACAACACCTGTCCCGTGTTTGGTCCGAAGGGTGAgctgctgtgtcggtatcgtAAGATGCACCTGTTCGATATGGACATTCCGGGCCAGTGTACGTTTCGCGAGTCGGACGCATTGACCGCCGGCGACCAACTGGCGACGTTTACCATCGGGACGCTCAATATTGGCCTGGGCATATGCTACGACAAACGGTTCCCGGAGTTGACGGCCTGCTACCGCCAGCTCGGGTGCGATATGATGATCTTCCCATCCGCCTTCGACCCTTACACCGGCCCGCTGCACTGGGATCTACTCGGCCGATCCAGGGCCCTCGACAATCAGATGTTTGTGGCATTGGTGTCTCCGGCTCGGGATCCAACAACGGAATACGTTGCCTACGGTTACTCGCTCCTGTGTGATCCCTGGGGAAGAGTCCTCTGTCGAGCGAAGGAATCGCAGGAAACGATCATCACAGACATTGATTTGAAAGTCTGCGAACAGATCAAACGTCAGATTCCGATTTTGAATCAGAAACGCAACGACATTTACCAGCTGCTCACGAAGAAGTAA
- the LOC131286517 gene encoding phenylalanine--tRNA ligase beta subunit: MPTVGVKRDLLFKALGKTYTDDEFQKLCFEFGLELDEVTTEKQMITKEQGQVEAAKDASEEVIYRIDIPANRYDLLCLEGLVLGLQVFLGKIPFPRFTKVAPSGKGVASQKMIITKSTAQIRPFAVAAVLRNITFTKDSYDSFIDLQDKLHQNICRKRTLVAIGTHDLDTLQGPFTYDAKPPKEINFVPLNQDKAMTAEELMEFYSTHAQLKAYLPIVRDSPVYPVIYDANGVVLSLPPIINGDHSKITLNTKNVFIECTATDLTKARIVLDTLVCMFSTHCAKQFSVEYCDVVTAEGETKQYPDLAFRKETISVAKTNAYIGINESAEQMSKMLNRLLPTKLTEADTLEVEIPPTRHDMLHTCDIYEDVAIAYGYNRIPKTLPAKMHIAKQYPLNKLTEQLREQIAQAGFTEGLTFTLCSRDDIANKMNAKIEQIPAVHIANPKTLEFQVVRTTLIPGLLKTLAANRKMPLPLKLFEVSDVVLADSKAEVGAKNERRVCAVNCNKTAGFEVVHGLLDRVMQLLEVPWDKATGYYLQACDDPAYFPGRCASVLYKGTDIGRIGVLHPTVLQAFELTTPCSVVEFNMEYFV, encoded by the exons ATGCCGACCGTTGGTGTAAAGCGTGACTTGTTATTCAAAGCGCTGGGCAAAACATACA CTGACGATGAGTTTCAAAAGCTCTGCTTCGAGTTTGGTCTCGAGCTGGACGAGGTTACGACGGAAAAGCAAATGATCACCAAGGAGCAGGGCCAAGTGGAAGCAGCAAAAGATGCGTCGGAGGAAGTTATCTACCGAATTGATATACCGGCGAACCGCTATGATTTGCTCTGCCTGGAGGGTTTAGTGCTGGGCCTTCAGGTGTTCTTGGGAAA AATACCGTTTCCGCGGTTCACCAAGGTTGCCCCATCGGGGAAGGGCGTTGCATCGCAAAAGATGATCATAACGAAGTCGACGGCTCAAATTCGGCCGTTTGCGGTGGCGGCTGTGCTGCGCAACATCACGTTCACCAAGGATTCGTACGATAGCTTCATCGATTTGCAGGACAAGCTGCATCAGAACATTTGCCGCAAACGTACTCTCGTGGCCATCGGAACGCACGATCTGGATACGCTCCAGGGACCGTTCACGTACGATGCGAAGCCACCGAAGGAGATAAACTTTGTTCCGTTGAACCAGGACAAAGCGATGACGGCGGAAGAGCTAATGGAGTTCTACTCAACGCACGCCCAGCTCAAGGCTTATCTTCCGATCGTGCGGGACTCCCCGGTCTATCCGGTGATTTACGATGCGAACGGTGTGGTCCTTTCCCTGCCACCGATCATTAACGGTGACCATTCCAAGATTACGCTTAACACGAAGAATGTGTTCATCGAGTGTACGGCGACGGATCTTACCAAGGCCCGTATTGTGCTCGACACGCTGGTTTGCATGTTTTCCACGCACTGCGCCAAACAGTTCTCCGTGGAATACTGCGACGTGGTGACGGCAGAGGGTGAAACGAAACAATATCCGGATCTCGCCTTCCGCAAGGAAACCATTTCGGTAGCGAAAACGAACGCATACATCGGCATCAACGAGTCGGCCGAGCAGATGAGCAAAATGTTGAATCGATTGCTACCGACGAAGCTTACCGAAGCGGACACACTGGAGGTAGAAATTCCACCTACTCGCCACGACATGCTGCACACGTGCGACATCTACGAGGATGTGGCCATCGCGTACGGCTACAATCGCATCCCGAAGACGCTGCCCGCGAAAATGCACATCGCGAAGCAGTACCCGTTGAACAAGCTGACCGAACAACTGCGTGAACAGATCGCCCAAGCCGGCTTCACCGAGGGGCTAACCTTTACCCTCTGCTCGCGGGACGACATTGCGAACAAGATGAATGCCAAGATTGAGCAGATTCCGGCGGTGCACATTGCGAACCCGAAGACGCTCGAGTTTCAGGTGGTCCGGACGACGCTCATACCCGGTCTGCTGAAAACACTGGCGGCCAATCGTAAAATGCCGCTTCCGTTGAAGCTGTTCGAAGTGTCCGACGTCGTGTTGGCAGACAGCAAGGCGGAGGTGGGTGCGAAAAATGAACGTCGAGTTTGTGCGGTCAACTGCAATAAAACAGCCGGTTTCGAGGTGGTGCACGGTCTATTGGATCGGGTGATGCAGCTGCTCGAGGTGCCTTgggacaaagcaactggctactATCTGCAAGCCTGTGACGATCCGGCATACTTCCCGGGCCGTTGCGCATCCGTGCTGTACAAGGGAACCGACATCGGACGCATCGGTGTGCTACACCCGACCGTGCTGCAAGCATTCGAGTTGACCACCCCGTGTTCCGTCGTGGAATTCAACATGGAATATTTCGTCTAA